In the genome of Fulvivirga maritima, one region contains:
- a CDS encoding glycosyltransferase family 4 protein codes for MKTILITAYAVNPYKGSEDGMGWNGILQVARHNHVIAVTRKNNRPDIEKYIKENECLIKDLNSITFLYYDWPQWTRWWKKGPLLSMIYFYMWQLGMPFFLWFKRAKFDVAHNFNFHNDWSPSFLWLLSKPFVWGPIGHHPKIPKEHLMKYGKSAYLKDRMLWVIKNIFWHFDPFLWITKRKAEKILCMNSSVAKKLKLPACKYEIIPSVAVEKPMASSSESNEQFTVMMAARMVPLKGFDVAIKAFSAFKNSLPEESQKKVNLLLIGSGPEKDALMKLCDTLDLKDHCTFISWINRDSLMKLYQKASVFLFPSHEGAGMVVAEALSFGVPVLCYDNYGPGELVPLRSALKVPMNGYELEVESFKTKLLKLFYSSPLIEAESKMAKEHFNNWLHWNVRGNQYKTIYQDLFTYEQNISHSFA; via the coding sequence ATGAAAACCATACTTATTACCGCATATGCAGTGAACCCTTACAAAGGCTCAGAAGATGGTATGGGCTGGAATGGAATACTGCAGGTAGCACGCCATAATCATGTAATAGCTGTTACCAGGAAAAACAATAGACCTGATATTGAAAAATATATTAAAGAAAATGAATGTCTTATCAAAGATCTCAATTCTATTACCTTTTTGTACTATGACTGGCCCCAATGGACCAGGTGGTGGAAAAAAGGCCCGTTATTGTCTATGATCTATTTTTACATGTGGCAGCTGGGTATGCCGTTCTTTCTTTGGTTTAAAAGAGCAAAGTTTGATGTGGCTCATAATTTCAACTTCCATAATGACTGGTCACCTTCCTTTTTGTGGCTACTATCAAAACCATTTGTTTGGGGACCGATAGGACATCATCCTAAAATACCAAAAGAGCATCTGATGAAATATGGTAAATCTGCCTATTTAAAAGATAGAATGCTATGGGTAATAAAGAACATCTTCTGGCATTTTGACCCATTTTTATGGATCACCAAAAGAAAAGCAGAAAAGATATTATGCATGAATTCTTCAGTAGCCAAAAAGCTTAAACTGCCCGCATGTAAATATGAAATTATTCCTTCTGTAGCCGTAGAAAAACCAATGGCTTCATCATCCGAATCAAATGAGCAGTTCACCGTAATGATGGCCGCCAGAATGGTTCCTCTAAAAGGGTTTGATGTGGCTATAAAAGCCTTTTCTGCTTTCAAAAACAGTTTACCAGAAGAAAGTCAGAAGAAAGTAAATCTATTATTGATAGGCAGTGGCCCGGAAAAAGATGCTTTAATGAAATTATGTGACACTCTCGACCTTAAAGATCACTGTACGTTTATTTCATGGATAAACAGAGACTCCTTAATGAAACTATACCAGAAGGCATCTGTATTCCTATTTCCTTCACATGAAGGGGCGGGAATGGTAGTGGCCGAGGCTCTTTCCTTTGGAGTACCAGTACTTTGTTATGACAACTATGGTCCTGGAGAGCTGGTTCCGTTACGGTCAGCATTAAAAGTGCCTATGAATGGATATGAGCTTGAAGTAGAATCTTTCAAGACCAAATTATTAAAACTATTTTATTCTTCACCGCTAATAGAGGCCGAGAGTAAAATGGCTAAGGAACATTTCAACAACTGGCTTCATTGGAATGTAAGAGGAAATCAATATAAAACCATATACCAAGACCTATTTACCTATGAGCAGAATATTAGCCATTCATTTGCTTAA
- a CDS encoding acyltransferase, translating into MIRLVEKAIQKRNPNFQLAPTVDMRILLSFISYTLFSILRGFKLLLLFKKPKGAMLGKGVSFKFSSKIDFGKFMKLGDRVELNGLSKRGLRIGNNVSIGAFSRVVVSTTLQDPGSHISICDNVGIGEYAYLGGAGGLSIENNCIIGQYFSCHPENHNYDDLDLLIKDQGVSRKGIHIEKDCWIGSKVTILDGVEIGHGSVIAAGAVVTKSFPPYSIIGGVPAKLIKSRTPQDQLIVA; encoded by the coding sequence ATGATAAGATTAGTAGAAAAAGCAATTCAGAAAAGAAACCCTAACTTTCAATTAGCTCCTACTGTAGATATGAGGATTCTCTTATCTTTTATTAGCTACACTTTATTTTCAATATTAAGAGGTTTTAAACTGCTTCTTTTATTTAAGAAACCAAAAGGTGCCATGCTAGGAAAAGGCGTGAGTTTCAAATTTTCCAGCAAAATAGACTTTGGCAAATTCATGAAGTTAGGCGATAGAGTTGAGCTAAACGGATTATCAAAAAGAGGTCTAAGAATAGGCAACAACGTAAGTATAGGGGCTTTTAGCAGAGTAGTAGTATCTACTACATTACAAGACCCCGGCAGCCACATTTCTATTTGCGATAATGTAGGAATTGGTGAATATGCTTACCTGGGCGGTGCAGGAGGTCTTAGCATAGAAAACAACTGCATAATAGGTCAATATTTCAGCTGTCACCCGGAAAATCATAATTATGATGATCTCGATCTGCTTATTAAAGATCAGGGAGTCTCAAGAAAAGGTATTCATATAGAGAAAGATTGCTGGATAGGAAGTAAGGTGACAATATTAGATGGGGTAGAAATAGGCCATGGTTCTGTTATAGCTGCAGGGGCAGTAGTTACTAAATCCTTCCCTCCATATTCCATTATAGGTGGTGTACCAGCCAAATTAATAAAAAGTAGAACTCCTCAAGATCAACTAATAGTAGCCTGA
- a CDS encoding O-antigen ligase family protein — protein sequence MQKQLDIEKFSKQIYLILTIIMAVKIAGFFTWSENVAITRVFKVFSRIAMTIAAYYVFKHILKKGGVDSFKWNNVFSPLLYGGYLLLGFISFMWSTKPSHSSLQWFMDLESFVFCYYYMKSFEVLEVFFPKANVKFYHILANASFLIILIFIIGLMIAPDEFYRMTHGGEEARLGGYMMNPNELGMLCVVSICCYIFNLYRNHRKVWTIIKILLVLYALILTGSRSSMIGFLLVVFFHIRQSDNIKLKLAINVGAVFSIPVIVQTIFIKQGDVEEVLSMTGRLPFWTALLNEGLPREPWFGFGFMRIAYKDYFKGVHTYAGQMTHNTFIQVLMNLGFVGFGLVLLQMIATIRGFLNFEDKEKKLMLLGILIPILINSFTEFGIFGETNYGILFYQLLIFGISFKYHPILTRSEKLFLKRTRPDLSFP from the coding sequence ATGCAGAAGCAGCTTGACATAGAGAAGTTTTCAAAACAAATATATCTGATACTGACCATAATTATGGCAGTAAAGATAGCCGGATTCTTCACCTGGAGTGAGAATGTGGCTATCACCAGGGTATTTAAAGTTTTTAGCCGCATAGCTATGACTATAGCGGCATATTATGTTTTTAAGCATATCCTTAAAAAAGGAGGTGTTGATTCATTTAAATGGAATAATGTTTTCTCGCCCCTACTTTATGGAGGTTATTTGCTTTTAGGATTCATATCCTTCATGTGGTCTACAAAACCCAGCCATAGTTCGCTGCAGTGGTTTATGGACTTGGAAAGCTTTGTTTTTTGCTATTACTACATGAAGAGCTTTGAAGTTTTAGAGGTTTTCTTCCCTAAAGCCAATGTCAAATTCTATCATATTTTAGCCAATGCCTCCTTCCTTATCATTCTTATTTTCATCATAGGGCTAATGATAGCTCCAGATGAATTTTATAGGATGACTCATGGAGGCGAAGAAGCCAGGTTGGGTGGTTATATGATGAACCCCAATGAACTGGGAATGCTCTGTGTGGTGAGCATATGCTGCTATATATTTAATCTGTACCGAAATCACAGAAAAGTATGGACCATTATAAAAATTCTTTTAGTACTCTATGCTTTGATACTCACAGGATCTAGGTCATCTATGATTGGCTTTTTATTGGTTGTTTTCTTCCACATTAGACAGTCAGATAACATCAAACTTAAACTAGCTATTAATGTAGGAGCCGTATTTTCTATTCCCGTTATAGTGCAGACCATTTTTATTAAGCAAGGTGATGTAGAAGAAGTACTTAGCATGACCGGAAGGCTCCCATTCTGGACAGCTCTATTAAATGAAGGCTTACCCAGAGAACCCTGGTTCGGGTTTGGATTTATGCGTATTGCCTATAAAGACTATTTCAAAGGCGTGCACACCTACGCAGGTCAGATGACCCACAATACCTTCATACAAGTACTTATGAACCTTGGCTTTGTTGGCTTTGGCCTGGTTCTGCTACAAATGATCGCCACTATCAGAGGTTTTCTAAATTTTGAAGACAAAGAAAAAAAGTTGATGCTCTTAGGAATACTAATTCCTATCCTTATAAATTCATTTACAGAATTTGGCATTTTTGGTGAAACCAACTACGGCATTCTTTTTTACCAACTTCTTATTTTTGGTATCTCCTTTAAGTACCATCCCATACTCACACGTTCTGAAAAACTGTTCCTAAAAAGAACCAGACCAGATCTTTCCTTTCCATAA
- a CDS encoding glycosyltransferase family 4 protein: MDTKVIHIVLGKANPARMNGVNKVVHELATHQVLAGWDVEVWGITRDLHSETPSREYSLRLFQAYRNLYKVDSNLVEALVSEHSKNNIIVHLHGGFIPTFFTLAKSLVKNTIPYVFTPHGSYNEIALRRSFYLKKIYLKIFEKNLAQNAQYVHCLGKSEVIGTKKLFKNANTCLIPYGFNLIEEVYKREPQPDKFIIGFCGRMDAYTKGLDALTEGFLKFSNENPNAELWLIGDGQDLQSLKKEIAPFGNGKVIFHGSKYGEEKFNLLSQLDVFAHPSRNEGLPTAVLEAASLGIPTLITEATNLGDAVRNYNCGFVMEQTKGIELYEGLNILKQELSTKKDEVKANARKMVTETFNWFTLLNGYAKMYTADNAEAA, translated from the coding sequence TTGGACACTAAAGTAATTCACATCGTATTAGGAAAAGCCAATCCGGCCAGGATGAACGGGGTTAATAAAGTAGTGCATGAATTGGCTACACACCAAGTTTTAGCCGGATGGGACGTAGAGGTTTGGGGTATTACGCGTGATCTTCATAGTGAAACACCAAGCCGAGAGTACAGCCTCCGCCTTTTTCAGGCGTATAGAAACCTTTATAAGGTAGATAGTAATCTGGTAGAAGCACTCGTATCTGAGCATTCAAAAAATAATATTATAGTGCACTTACACGGTGGCTTTATCCCTACGTTTTTCACATTAGCCAAAAGCTTAGTAAAAAACACTATCCCTTATGTTTTTACTCCACATGGTAGTTATAATGAAATAGCACTGAGAAGAAGCTTCTATCTGAAAAAGATCTATTTGAAAATCTTCGAAAAGAACTTGGCTCAAAATGCTCAATATGTACACTGCTTAGGCAAAAGTGAAGTGATTGGCACCAAAAAGCTATTCAAAAATGCTAACACTTGTCTTATTCCTTATGGTTTCAATCTTATTGAAGAGGTATATAAAAGAGAGCCTCAACCAGATAAGTTTATAATAGGCTTTTGTGGTCGTATGGACGCCTACACTAAAGGGCTCGATGCCTTAACGGAAGGCTTCTTGAAATTCTCTAACGAAAACCCAAATGCTGAATTATGGCTTATTGGTGATGGGCAAGATCTTCAATCACTAAAAAAGGAAATCGCACCTTTCGGCAATGGTAAGGTTATTTTCCATGGCAGTAAATACGGAGAGGAGAAATTTAATTTACTAAGCCAATTAGATGTTTTTGCGCACCCGTCCAGAAATGAAGGATTACCCACCGCTGTATTAGAAGCCGCTTCCTTAGGCATACCTACTTTAATTACAGAAGCTACCAATTTAGGTGATGCCGTAAGAAACTACAACTGTGGTTTTGTAATGGAGCAGACTAAAGGAATTGAACTGTACGAAGGACTCAATATCCTGAAGCAGGAACTATCTACCAAAAAAGATGAGGTAAAAGCTAATGCCAGAAAAATGGTAACAGAAACCTTTAACTGGTTTACACTTTTAAACGGCTACGCTAAAATGTATACCGCTGATAATGCAGAAGCAGCTTGA
- a CDS encoding lipopolysaccharide biosynthesis protein has product MSLILKILNNDKLIVVTNQVAVSGTTFLTNIIMVALCGVSIFGAFSAWQIAVMLVLALQIAVLSQPMQVFLGKKNAEEIKQYSASVHFMQLVFILLLAFGFIAFNTISGMFQRELSYAFAFFASMQLAQEHLRRYLIAKGKLKIALLSDLISSLGQLIVLSLFWVQSISPTLIQLFLTIGGTTLPAIVLSLISERRTFQHRAELIKYVKEHWISARWLVPTALIQWGAANYLLAASAVIAGNAVLGVLRLAQTTMGIFNVAIQGLENYFLPYLSRLISNSVDEALQFTFRMIRKIGLLTAPILILAAIFSSQILSFINTEYVAYASLLRWCCLLYIIILSSFPVKLFIRVLGDSRHYFIGYAISMTASVLCAQWLIEQWNAVGVVMGWLLSQVLINLYWTIIITKTKQLSWTLK; this is encoded by the coding sequence ATGAGTTTGATCCTTAAAATATTGAATAACGATAAGCTGATAGTAGTTACAAATCAGGTGGCCGTGAGCGGTACCACTTTTTTAACTAATATCATAATGGTGGCGCTTTGTGGGGTAAGTATTTTTGGAGCCTTCAGTGCTTGGCAAATAGCTGTAATGCTGGTTTTAGCTTTACAAATTGCAGTATTAAGTCAGCCTATGCAAGTATTCCTAGGTAAAAAGAATGCAGAAGAAATCAAGCAATATTCTGCCTCGGTTCACTTTATGCAATTGGTTTTCATTTTGCTACTAGCCTTTGGTTTTATAGCATTCAACACTATTTCAGGCATGTTTCAAAGAGAGCTAAGCTACGCTTTTGCATTCTTTGCTTCTATGCAGCTTGCCCAAGAACATTTAAGAAGATATTTAATAGCTAAAGGAAAATTAAAAATCGCCTTACTCAGTGACCTTATTTCTTCATTAGGCCAGCTCATTGTGCTTTCTCTATTTTGGGTACAGAGTATATCTCCTACTCTAATACAGTTATTTTTAACCATTGGAGGCACCACCCTACCTGCTATCGTATTATCACTTATTTCGGAAAGGCGCACGTTCCAACATCGTGCTGAATTGATAAAATATGTAAAAGAACATTGGATCAGTGCTCGCTGGCTAGTACCTACCGCTTTAATACAATGGGGAGCTGCTAACTATTTGCTTGCTGCCTCAGCCGTTATTGCCGGTAATGCAGTACTTGGTGTACTACGCTTAGCTCAAACCACCATGGGTATTTTCAATGTGGCCATTCAAGGACTGGAAAATTATTTTCTTCCATACCTCAGCAGGCTAATATCTAATAGCGTTGATGAGGCCTTACAGTTCACATTCAGAATGATTAGAAAAATAGGACTCCTAACAGCGCCTATACTTATTCTGGCAGCCATATTTTCTAGCCAGATCCTTTCATTCATTAACACAGAATATGTGGCTTATGCCTCCTTACTCAGGTGGTGCTGCCTCTTATATATCATTATTCTATCTTCTTTTCCTGTTAAACTATTCATAAGGGTATTAGGAGATTCAAGACATTACTTTATAGGATATGCAATCAGTATGACAGCTTCCGTTCTTTGTGCCCAGTGGCTAATAGAGCAATGGAATGCTGTAGGTGTGGTGATGGGCTGGCTCCTCAGCCAGGTACTCATTAACCTGTATTGGACCATTATTATCACTAAAACAAAGCAATTAAGTTGGACACTAAAGTAA
- a CDS encoding GumC family protein translates to MKELTKNFRLLRPLLRGLPIIAICFLGAVNIASRYLKYATPKYESAAKIRLADNNEGPTSTMLYKDFDIFTNKNKIGAEIEVIQSSRIINRALDSLDFDIQTFRIGKMSTTELYHECPFIVNYDSLKEEWREKMFSLNIISKDSIKLSLGPGKDIRTVFGDTIRFEGSKLIITKNDALLESKPYLQLVDQYQFKVKDREKLVKEVAGGLDIISIDKDIAILRVGYESEVPQKTADMVNRLCRAYIEDYEEEKYKATDVTVSFLDEQLTEIGQRLKDSEEEIETYRNVNDIINVRQETETDLRQISQMRIQLANLKMNLTAIDSLYNYINVGKSNFLELAPTFEAFNDLLSTEMVKNLKNLQAERKELLTIYTSEDEKVKLVNEKINDISDYLVESIKNTRNNLAIKHNQIEQVIKKAETAFIGLPTREKDLTILERNFMLNQKIYNFLHEKRTEAEIARAASISFHRIISYGEVPSKPVSPNKTLIMFVTGILGLGFGVAAILVVHSMKAKVNDTHTIEKNSEIPIAIEIPKFIKESNIEKGFQQLGIKLELKGFFRAGNIVCVSSFTDPEGRSFFVKHLAKSLQKRGFNVMKVDAYDTHFDRDEQRLVFQNLNANTIKIIDNVSLDEDNYSLMLMSAADMNLFMLDSRVTPAKRVNEFNLIHDEYSLPNTFFGLNRADYNPSIIKLIFRKISRWGKRYYLPLLRMIKNKKAAQA, encoded by the coding sequence ATGAAAGAGCTAACTAAAAATTTTCGTCTACTTAGGCCACTTTTAAGAGGGCTTCCTATCATAGCAATCTGCTTTTTAGGTGCGGTTAATATTGCCTCAAGATACCTGAAATATGCGACCCCAAAATATGAAAGTGCCGCCAAAATACGCCTTGCCGATAATAATGAAGGTCCTACCAGCACCATGCTTTATAAGGACTTTGACATATTCACTAACAAAAACAAAATTGGCGCTGAAATAGAAGTTATTCAGTCTAGCAGGATTATAAACCGTGCATTAGACAGCCTTGACTTTGATATACAAACCTTCCGAATAGGTAAAATGAGCACTACCGAGCTTTACCACGAGTGCCCATTCATAGTAAATTATGACAGCCTGAAAGAAGAATGGAGAGAGAAAATGTTCTCCCTTAATATTATTTCTAAGGACTCCATAAAACTCTCTTTAGGGCCTGGAAAAGATATCAGGACAGTTTTTGGAGACACTATTCGCTTTGAAGGCAGCAAGCTTATCATCACTAAAAATGATGCATTACTAGAGTCTAAACCATATCTACAACTTGTAGATCAATATCAGTTTAAAGTAAAAGATAGAGAAAAGCTGGTGAAAGAAGTTGCTGGTGGTCTCGACATTATATCCATAGATAAAGACATAGCCATTTTAAGAGTGGGTTACGAAAGTGAAGTTCCTCAAAAAACGGCGGACATGGTAAACCGTTTGTGCCGAGCTTATATAGAAGATTACGAAGAAGAAAAATATAAAGCCACTGATGTTACTGTCTCCTTTTTAGATGAACAATTAACCGAAATAGGCCAGAGATTAAAAGATTCTGAAGAAGAAATAGAGACCTATAGAAATGTAAATGACATCATCAATGTAAGGCAAGAGACGGAAACGGACCTAAGACAAATTTCTCAAATGAGAATACAACTGGCCAATTTAAAAATGAATTTAACGGCCATTGATTCATTGTATAACTATATCAATGTGGGCAAGTCTAACTTTTTGGAGTTGGCTCCCACCTTTGAGGCGTTTAACGACTTGCTTTCTACAGAAATGGTGAAGAACCTCAAAAACCTACAAGCTGAGAGAAAAGAGCTACTAACCATTTACACCAGCGAAGATGAAAAAGTAAAACTGGTCAATGAAAAGATCAATGATATTTCAGACTATCTGGTAGAGAGCATTAAAAATACCAGAAACAACCTGGCTATAAAGCATAACCAGATAGAGCAAGTTATAAAAAAGGCAGAAACGGCCTTCATCGGTCTTCCTACAAGAGAAAAGGATCTTACCATACTTGAAAGGAACTTTATGCTCAACCAGAAAATTTATAATTTCTTACATGAAAAACGTACTGAAGCAGAAATAGCAAGAGCTGCCTCAATATCCTTTCACCGCATTATTTCTTATGGCGAGGTGCCATCTAAGCCCGTCTCTCCTAACAAAACCCTTATCATGTTTGTGACTGGGATCTTAGGTCTAGGCTTCGGAGTCGCTGCAATTTTGGTGGTTCATTCTATGAAGGCTAAGGTGAACGACACTCACACTATAGAGAAAAATTCAGAGATACCTATTGCTATTGAAATCCCCAAATTCATAAAAGAATCTAACATAGAAAAAGGGTTTCAGCAATTAGGGATTAAGCTGGAGTTAAAAGGCTTTTTCAGAGCAGGTAACATAGTATGTGTAAGCTCTTTTACTGATCCTGAAGGCCGTTCATTTTTTGTAAAACATTTAGCTAAATCATTACAAAAGAGAGGGTTCAATGTAATGAAAGTAGATGCTTATGACACCCACTTTGATAGAGATGAGCAAAGATTAGTATTTCAAAATCTCAACGCCAATACAATCAAAATCATAGACAATGTGTCATTAGATGAGGATAATTACTCACTGATGCTAATGTCTGCTGCAGACATGAATTTATTTATGCTGGATAGCAGAGTAACACCAGCTAAGAGAGTAAATGAATTTAACCTCATACACGATGAATATTCGCTGCCTAATACCTTTTTCGGTCTTAACAGGGCTGATTATAATCCGAGCATCATAAAACTAATTTTCAGAAAAATATCTAGATGGGGGAAGCGGTACTATCTACCATTGCTCCGCATGATTAAAAATAAAAAAGCAGCACAAGCATGA
- a CDS encoding polysaccharide biosynthesis/export family protein — MDPVFYQSDSLIYTIKKDDKISISIWGHDDLGVGSIYGIYNSNEVYGKWLMVDENGFIDVPKLGQFLIEGLSVREAEITLTKNFSTWIKDPIINVKVLNKEITVLGEFTSPGKLGLERDKNRLIDVLGSAGDFDFYADKSDVQVIREIDGETYVAHIDLTTLDHYHEKNIAILPGDVVYAPSRKGKTFDKKVTTLIPIGSAVSTLAIIASFIFEP; from the coding sequence ATAGATCCTGTTTTTTATCAATCTGACAGCCTCATTTACACTATTAAAAAAGATGATAAGATCAGCATTAGTATTTGGGGACATGATGACCTGGGGGTAGGCTCCATCTATGGAATATATAACTCCAATGAGGTATATGGAAAATGGCTCATGGTTGATGAAAATGGGTTTATTGATGTACCTAAATTAGGTCAATTCTTAATTGAAGGTCTTTCTGTTAGAGAGGCTGAAATAACACTTACCAAAAACTTTAGCACCTGGATTAAAGATCCTATTATCAATGTTAAAGTTCTTAATAAAGAAATAACTGTACTAGGTGAATTTACCAGTCCTGGCAAGCTAGGATTAGAAAGAGACAAAAACAGACTTATAGATGTACTTGGCTCCGCTGGAGATTTCGATTTTTATGCCGATAAATCTGATGTACAGGTAATTCGTGAAATAGACGGAGAGACCTATGTAGCCCACATAGATCTTACTACTCTTGATCATTATCATGAAAAAAACATTGCCATCTTACCTGGCGATGTAGTATACGCTCCTTCCCGTAAAGGAAAAACTTTCGACAAGAAAGTAACGACCTTAATTCCGATAGGTTCTGCAGTAAGTACTTTGGCCATCATCGCAAGTTTCATATTCGAACCATGA
- a CDS encoding response regulator — MKAKEKMKVFVVDDDIFRTYLYEQHLVNLGFTDINIYHTGTSCLNALTEEPDIIFLDYHMDDLNGLEVLQKIKRFNPNIYVVLISGQQSMEVAVKSLKIGAFDYIIKEEEELTRIEEVVEKIIKVNTLLQEKNNPKPNRVHSLVGIMVIAAIICGFVYQFLQ, encoded by the coding sequence ATGAAAGCGAAAGAAAAAATGAAAGTATTTGTTGTTGATGACGATATCTTCAGAACATATCTATACGAACAACACCTGGTAAACCTTGGTTTCACAGACATTAATATCTATCACACAGGCACTAGCTGTCTTAATGCACTCACAGAAGAACCTGATATCATTTTCCTCGATTATCATATGGATGATTTGAACGGTCTGGAAGTGCTGCAAAAAATTAAAAGATTTAATCCTAACATATATGTGGTGCTTATAAGCGGACAACAGTCTATGGAAGTAGCAGTTAAATCTTTGAAAATCGGTGCTTTTGATTATATTATAAAAGAGGAAGAGGAGCTAACCCGCATAGAAGAGGTGGTTGAAAAAATAATAAAAGTAAACACCCTCTTACAAGAGAAGAATAACCCTAAGCCCAACCGTGTTCATTCTCTTGTAGGTATAATGGTCATTGCTGCCATCATATGCGGCTTTGTATATCAGTTTCTTCAATAG